TCAAACACGTTTGATTAAATCTAGTTCTATCACTCTGTAAGGTTTGCATTTGTGCCAAGAAAGGTGTTGGCAACTGAGATCATTGTATTACGCCCCTCCCCCTCTTGGGAGTGGCTTTCATCAgactaaataatttattaagaGATTAGATTTAGGCTCTGTGCTTTGATAAaaatcatgagtgtagaaactTCCGATCTTTAGTTTGTCATAAATAATTGGCTTTGCTTGAATAAATAGGTATTTGACGGTCATGGAGGAAAAGGCGCTGCACAATTTGTTCGTGACCACTTGCCGAGAGTCATTGTTGAAGATTCTGACTTTCCTTTAGAGCTTGAAAAGGTGGTCACAAGGTCATTTATGGAGACTGATGCAGCTTTTGCTAGATCTTGCACTCTTGAAACATCTCTATCTTCTGGCACAACTGCACTGACTGCAATGATCTTTGGAAGGTAATCACTTGCTCTTGCTTTTGCAttcaatttcctttttctcttttccttttcttgaaCTTCGAACTTCATGGCGGCAGCATCGGAATACTCTGTCAACATGTGGCCTTAGGATTCATAGGGaaaatatgttaataaaattaaaaattttctgTACCTTTGAAGCTCTGTTATTTTCTTGTTAAATGTGCTCGTCATTGATACTGGTCAGTTGTTAGTTTCTTTGGAACACTCTCCTTAGATACAAAGGTTTTAATCTCCTAGTATTTATATTTGTCATCATTTCAATTCAAACAGGTCTTTGCTCGTAGCAAATGCTGGCGATTGCCGAGCCGTACTGTCAAGACAAGGGTGTGCAGTAGAAATGTCTAAAGACCACAGGCCATGCTgcacaaaagaaagaaagcgAATTGAGGCCTTGGGCGGATTCATTGATGATGATTACCTAAACGGCCTGCTCGGTGTTACACGTGCTATAGGCGATTGGCATCTTGAAGGAATGAAGGAGATGAGTGAAAGAGGTGGACCATTAAGTGCTGAACCCGAACTTAGATTAATGACATTGACAAAGGAGGACGAGTTCTTGATCATAGGTAGTGATGGAATATGGGATGTCTTCACAAGTCAAAACGCTATCGATTTTGCTCGGAGAAGGCTCCAAGAGCACAATGATGTGAAAGTTTGCTGCAAGGAAATAGTAGAGGAAGCCATAAAGAGAGGAGCAACAGACAATTTAACAGTAGTGTTGGTTAGCTTTCATTTGGAGCCTCCTCCACCTGTAGTTTTTCAAAGGCCAAGATTTAGAAGAAGCATTTCTGCTGAGGGACTTCAGAACCTCAAATTTCTTCTAGAAGGTTAGAAACTTTAAAACATTCTTTCTTGTGAATTGGCCAGAGAGACTTTTGAGTTTCTGGTTGTGTACACAATGTATTTTCATGGGGTAGAAAGTTTCAGTTCTTACCTTGTCTCATTTTATTAAGCTTCTTTTGGGTGCCCCCATGGGAGGAAATTAGGatcttaaacaaaaaaaaaattttggaaTTGTATAATTACACTTCCTTTTTCTTGAATGTCTCTCATTGGTCAATAATGGAGGATTATACCAAATTGATGGGGAAATATCATGTATATTGTCTCTACTttgtaaataaaattgttatgttTGTCTCTTATTCATTCATCTTTGCTTATGTAGGTGGAGAtatctttgttttcttttgctgATTACCTAAAATGACCGCCAAGAACTTGCAGTTTTTCATCATGTGAAGTATATTGAAAAAATATGGCTAAATATCCTTGAACTTTGTACTAAATATATCGCTCTTAAACTTTCgagtttaaaaatattattaccTAACAGTATGGGATGAAACTTTATggtattttgtttcaaaaatatctttaaaatttcaaaagtttaaaaaatatctttaaatttaaagaaacatcaaaaaatatatgtatggttaatatataaatataaaccgTTTgccctttcattttctctcttaGAAGAGTTCTTTTAGTATTTGGTTATTTATCATTttggtaagtttttttttttttgtaagattttatgtttcaactgaaatttttgtttatattttgctGTGACAAATTGGTATGAGAATCGAACaaatgagagaaaattgaaagtacttatatgaaaaaataatagGATATTTGTatgatttgttttaaaattgattcttttttgacttaagaaaatttcaaataagttattatttttctttagtaAAGCTAAGagttttaaatgtaatttttaaaagtccaaagatattttttaaacgaGTATTAACAATTTGTGTTCATATACTAACAATAAAGAGATTTTTAAAGTTTTCAACAATGGTACTTTTGAACTGTTTTGGAAAGTTTTAAGggtatttt
This DNA window, taken from Benincasa hispida cultivar B227 chromosome 6, ASM972705v1, whole genome shotgun sequence, encodes the following:
- the LOC120079698 gene encoding probable protein phosphatase 2C 27 codes for the protein MCVTDAEQAGTERPNSGVNNSKPWPMHCEFLQNQMGNPDKEPALTGTSDQTRSGNSFPLESISEDAAVIDRKENPSTFVPSLRSGEWSDIGKRPYMEDTHVCIHDMAKKFGCSFLNEEAVSFYGVFDGHGGKGAAQFVRDHLPRVIVEDSDFPLELEKVVTRSFMETDAAFARSCTLETSLSSGTTALTAMIFGRSLLVANAGDCRAVLSRQGCAVEMSKDHRPCCTKERKRIEALGGFIDDDYLNGLLGVTRAIGDWHLEGMKEMSERGGPLSAEPELRLMTLTKEDEFLIIGSDGIWDVFTSQNAIDFARRRLQEHNDVKVCCKEIVEEAIKRGATDNLTVVLVSFHLEPPPPVVFQRPRFRRSISAEGLQNLKFLLEGGDIFVFFC